In the Pseudanabaena sp. PCC 7367 genome, one interval contains:
- a CDS encoding form I ribulose bisphosphate carboxylase large subunit: MATTTKGFQAGVKDYKLTYYTPDYTPKDTDILAAFRMTPQPGVPPEEAGAAVAAESSTGTWTTVWTDLLTDLDRYKGRCYDVESVPGEDNQYIAYVAYPLDLFEEGSVTNMLTSIVGNVFGFKALRALRLEDLRIPVAYLKTFEGPPHGIVVERDKLNKYGRPLLGCTIKPKLGLSAKNYGRACYEILRGGLDFTKDDENINSQPFMRWRDRFLFVADAIHKAQAETGEIKGHYLNCTAATVEEMMKRAEFAKELEMPIVMHDFLTAGFTANTTLSKWCRNNGMLLHIHRAMHAVIDRQKNHGMHFRVLAKCLRMSGGDHIHTGTVVGKLEGDRASTLGFVDLLRENYVEQDKSRGIYFTQDWASMGGVFAVASGGIHVWHMPALVEIFGDDSVLQFGGGTLGHPWGNAPGAVANRVALEACVQARNEGRNLNREGADIIREAARWSPELAVACETWKEIKFEFDTVDTL, encoded by the coding sequence ATGGCTACAACAACAAAAGGCTTTCAGGCCGGCGTAAAGGATTACAAACTCACTTATTACACCCCCGATTACACCCCCAAGGATACTGATATCCTGGCTGCTTTCCGGATGACCCCACAGCCCGGTGTGCCTCCCGAAGAAGCGGGTGCGGCTGTGGCAGCAGAGTCTTCCACTGGTACTTGGACTACGGTGTGGACTGACCTACTCACCGACCTCGATCGTTACAAAGGTCGTTGCTACGATGTTGAGTCTGTACCCGGTGAAGATAACCAGTACATTGCTTATGTGGCTTATCCTCTAGATTTGTTTGAGGAAGGCTCGGTTACCAACATGCTCACCTCGATCGTTGGTAATGTGTTTGGGTTTAAGGCCTTACGTGCCCTACGCCTCGAAGATCTTAGAATTCCGGTTGCCTACCTCAAAACCTTTGAAGGCCCCCCCCATGGGATTGTGGTTGAGCGCGACAAATTGAACAAGTATGGTCGTCCGCTGTTGGGTTGTACGATTAAGCCCAAACTAGGTCTGTCCGCCAAGAACTATGGCCGTGCTTGCTATGAAATCCTGCGTGGTGGTTTGGACTTCACCAAGGATGACGAAAACATTAACTCTCAGCCCTTCATGCGCTGGCGCGATCGCTTCCTGTTTGTAGCTGATGCGATCCACAAGGCTCAAGCTGAAACTGGCGAAATTAAAGGCCACTACCTCAACTGTACCGCTGCCACCGTGGAAGAAATGATGAAGCGGGCTGAATTTGCCAAAGAGCTAGAAATGCCGATCGTTATGCATGACTTCCTCACCGCTGGTTTCACCGCCAACACCACCCTATCCAAGTGGTGTCGTAACAATGGTATGTTGTTGCACATTCACCGCGCCATGCACGCCGTCATCGATCGCCAGAAAAATCATGGTATGCACTTCCGGGTCTTGGCCAAGTGCTTGCGCATGTCTGGTGGTGACCACATTCACACTGGTACGGTGGTTGGTAAGCTAGAAGGCGATCGCGCCTCTACTCTGGGCTTCGTTGACCTGCTCCGTGAAAACTACGTCGAGCAAGACAAATCCCGTGGTATTTACTTCACCCAGGATTGGGCTTCCATGGGCGGCGTATTTGCGGTTGCTTCCGGTGGTATCCACGTCTGGCACATGCCCGCATTGGTGGAAATCTTTGGTGATGACTCCGTGCTGCAATTTGGTGGCGGTACCCTCGGTCACCCCTGGGGTAATGCACCTGGTGCAGTGGCTAATCGGGTTGCGCTTGAAGCTTGTGTTCAGGCTCGCAATGAAGGCCGTAACCTCAATCGTGAGGGTGCTGACATCATTCGTGAAGCCGCCAGATGGTCACCAGAATTGGCAGTAGCCTGTGAAACCTGGAAGGAAATCAAGTTTGAGTTCGATACCGTCGATACACTCTAA
- a CDS encoding ribulose bisphosphate carboxylase small subunit: MQVVSKERKFETLSYLPPLSDAQISKQIQYVIDQGFFPCVEFNETSNPEEYYWTMWKLPLFNANSAQEVLSEVQACRSAFSNCYIRVVAFDNIRQCQVTSFIVHKPNRF; encoded by the coding sequence ATGCAAGTAGTATCAAAAGAACGTAAGTTTGAAACTCTGTCCTATCTGCCCCCCCTAAGTGATGCGCAGATTTCTAAGCAGATCCAATATGTGATCGACCAGGGCTTCTTCCCCTGTGTGGAATTCAACGAAACCTCTAATCCAGAAGAATATTACTGGACGATGTGGAAGTTGCCTTTGTTCAACGCCAATAGCGCCCAAGAAGTGCTCAGCGAAGTCCAAGCCTGCCGCTCTGCTTTCTCCAACTGCTACATTCGCGTTGTGGCCTTTGACAACATCAGACAGTGCCAGGTGACATCCTTTATTGTTCATAAGCCTAACCGTTTCTAG
- a CDS encoding DUF3172 domain-containing protein, translated as MARRRPASVSYGAPSVGNNSGNNNNSGTGFKLAIAAAIFAIGIAVGVALSTLNPTQQTVDAIRLDALAPSRDFCNNYGASAMVVSSRVFITLNPYDVYVSRVESEPGCVVLPNNWNGLLRRGAITEQDIRECKNRMNTFGFTGNLGKDTAVDCVYESKNAQEQLTKGYELQDADPNQPRSQ; from the coding sequence ATGGCTCGACGTAGACCCGCCAGTGTGTCCTATGGCGCTCCTTCTGTTGGTAATAATTCTGGCAACAATAATAACTCTGGCACTGGCTTTAAACTGGCGATCGCGGCGGCAATTTTTGCGATCGGCATTGCCGTTGGCGTTGCCCTCTCGACGCTCAATCCAACCCAGCAAACCGTAGATGCAATTAGATTAGATGCCCTGGCACCCAGCCGCGATTTTTGTAATAACTACGGTGCTTCGGCGATGGTAGTTTCCAGCCGTGTGTTTATTACCCTCAATCCCTACGATGTTTATGTGAGTCGGGTTGAGTCGGAACCGGGCTGTGTGGTTTTACCCAACAACTGGAATGGCCTGCTGCGGCGTGGCGCGATCACCGAGCAAGATATTCGAGAGTGCAAAAACCGGATGAATACGTTTGGGTTTACGGGTAACCTGGGCAAAGATACAGCTGTGGACTGTGTATATGAAAGCAAGAATGCCCAAGAGCAACTAACCAAGGGGTATGAGCTACAGGATGCTGACCCCAATCAACCTCGATCGCAATAA